Proteins co-encoded in one Sporosarcina sp. FSL K6-1522 genomic window:
- a CDS encoding iron-siderophore ABC transporter substrate-binding protein: MKKLLFLVVAMLVVLAGCAEKGKVDKEAKDSDADEKIEITHALGTATFDKAPERVVVLEWNYAEEVLALDIQPVGVADVEGFKKWVKIDKQLGDDVVDVGTRQEPNLEEIAKLNPDVIITLANNHGSIQKDLEKIAPTIFYDTTSKEATKDLYQTAMDSFKTTAKLLQKEQKADEVIQQLEEKYSTVKQEIVSLNLPTKKFLFTQAYTVNQAPTFRLFTKNSMVSHVLEKVGFENTITDHLDADWGFIEANIEGVSNYQDALFMHAVQEDDPLFDNMKNNKVWNDLTFVKDNQLYDIGGDTWTFGGVLSAETLVNNLLKAIKE; this comes from the coding sequence ATGAAAAAGCTGTTATTTTTAGTGGTTGCTATGTTAGTTGTTTTAGCTGGGTGTGCGGAAAAAGGGAAAGTCGATAAAGAAGCGAAAGATAGTGACGCCGACGAGAAAATTGAAATTACGCATGCCTTAGGTACAGCGACATTTGATAAGGCACCTGAACGTGTAGTTGTGCTGGAATGGAATTACGCGGAGGAAGTATTAGCGCTAGATATACAACCAGTAGGTGTTGCAGATGTTGAAGGTTTTAAAAAGTGGGTAAAAATTGATAAGCAGCTCGGCGACGATGTTGTGGATGTTGGTACGCGACAAGAACCCAATTTGGAAGAAATCGCAAAGCTGAATCCGGATGTCATTATTACACTAGCAAATAATCATGGAAGCATACAGAAAGATTTAGAAAAAATCGCTCCGACGATTTTCTATGATACAACATCGAAAGAAGCGACGAAAGACTTGTATCAAACTGCCATGGATTCATTCAAAACGACTGCGAAATTATTGCAAAAAGAACAAAAAGCTGATGAAGTGATTCAGCAACTGGAAGAGAAGTATTCTACAGTGAAGCAGGAAATTGTTAGCTTGAATTTGCCGACGAAAAAATTTCTCTTTACGCAAGCCTATACGGTTAACCAAGCACCAACATTCCGTCTGTTTACGAAAAATTCCATGGTGAGTCATGTGCTAGAAAAAGTCGGATTTGAAAACACGATTACGGACCATCTAGATGCAGATTGGGGCTTTATTGAAGCCAATATTGAAGGGGTTTCGAACTATCAAGATGCTCTTTTCATGCATGCCGTACAAGAAGATGATCCCCTTTTTGACAATATGAAAAATAATAAAGTATGGAATGATTTAACGTTTGTGAAGGACAATCAACTCTATGATATTGGCGGCGATACTTGGACATTTGGCGGGGTATTATCTGCTGAGACACTCGTAAATAATCTACTAAAAGCTATAAAAGAATGA
- a CDS encoding iron ABC transporter permease — protein sequence MLFLLLASVHVSQGQSSLGYVTFWQQLRHDPQQMNFFLYSRLPRLVIGCIAGAALAVAGMIMQSITKNPLASASTLGIHAGAYFFVVVWAIFFPKMSGDFPLLIAFGGGLAAAFLVWGLVGRALDPVRVALTGLIVSMLFSSFTGALQLFFANEVTGLFLWGSGSLLQLDWSGVQFAWPWFTVTLIVALLVSRKLDVLLLGDETAIGLGEKVGGIKVLGWIIAIFLASITVAVVGPIGFVGIIAPHIVRLLGFRLHYSMILGNIVIGAMLLIGADVLVRFITQTQELPVGAMTAIIGGPLLIYLAIKMSKGKKEQASALGGHDFFPRKWPVVLCIAALAFLVLFVSVLFGGTAFTPVNEIVQELAHNVYVWDFRVPRIVVSFLVGMLMAAGGMILQAVLRNPLADASVLGVTSGAGMFAMILLILFPGIPFYFIPVGAFVGAMLAMAVILLFSFRSGFQPIMLVLMGVSISAIGSAIIQIIVVKSKLNITQALTWLSGSTYGSSWEHVLLAACAVVLFFPVIYYFSRTFDVLLFGDELATGIGLKTQKVRLYMIVLGVALSAISVAIVGTIGFIGLLAPHAARRMVGIKHQHMFPITILLGGILLTVADFLGRYLLAPNDVPAGLLVSLVGAPYLLYLLRKTGKTVAK from the coding sequence TTGCTATTTTTACTACTTGCATCTGTTCATGTGAGTCAGGGGCAGTCGTCGCTAGGTTATGTTACCTTTTGGCAACAGCTTAGGCATGACCCTCAGCAAATGAATTTTTTCTTATATTCGCGGTTGCCACGTTTGGTGATTGGTTGCATAGCTGGAGCGGCGCTGGCTGTTGCTGGGATGATCATGCAATCCATCACTAAAAATCCCTTAGCGAGTGCAAGTACATTAGGAATCCATGCAGGTGCTTACTTTTTTGTCGTCGTGTGGGCGATCTTCTTTCCGAAAATGAGTGGGGATTTCCCTTTACTCATCGCTTTCGGTGGGGGACTTGCAGCTGCATTCCTTGTTTGGGGACTTGTTGGGAGAGCGCTGGATCCTGTTCGCGTAGCATTAACGGGCTTGATTGTCAGTATGCTGTTTTCATCTTTTACTGGAGCTTTGCAGTTATTTTTCGCCAATGAAGTAACGGGCTTATTCCTCTGGGGATCGGGCTCGTTATTGCAATTGGATTGGTCAGGCGTTCAATTTGCTTGGCCGTGGTTTACGGTGACGCTGATTGTGGCATTGCTAGTGAGTCGAAAATTAGATGTCCTCTTGCTTGGCGACGAGACAGCGATAGGTCTTGGAGAGAAAGTTGGCGGGATTAAAGTATTGGGCTGGATCATCGCTATTTTCTTGGCTTCCATAACGGTGGCTGTCGTTGGGCCGATTGGTTTTGTGGGCATTATCGCGCCACATATTGTGCGGTTATTAGGATTCAGACTGCATTATTCGATGATTCTGGGCAATATTGTCATTGGGGCTATGTTATTAATCGGTGCCGATGTGCTCGTGCGTTTCATCACGCAAACACAGGAATTACCAGTCGGTGCCATGACGGCGATCATCGGAGGTCCTTTGCTCATCTATTTAGCCATTAAAATGAGTAAAGGCAAAAAAGAACAAGCGTCTGCTTTGGGTGGGCATGACTTTTTCCCGCGCAAATGGCCGGTCGTTCTGTGTATAGCCGCGTTGGCGTTTCTTGTGCTATTTGTCAGTGTGCTATTTGGTGGCACAGCATTTACCCCAGTGAATGAGATTGTTCAGGAATTAGCACATAACGTATATGTATGGGATTTTCGTGTCCCTCGTATAGTCGTTAGCTTTTTGGTAGGGATGCTCATGGCCGCAGGTGGAATGATTTTACAAGCTGTATTGCGCAATCCGTTAGCCGATGCCTCTGTTTTAGGTGTTACGTCAGGTGCTGGGATGTTTGCGATGATTCTCTTAATACTATTTCCGGGAATCCCCTTCTATTTCATTCCTGTAGGTGCATTTGTTGGCGCGATGTTGGCAATGGCGGTGATATTATTATTCAGTTTCCGCAGTGGTTTTCAACCGATTATGCTGGTATTGATGGGGGTATCTATTTCTGCAATAGGCTCAGCCATTATTCAAATCATTGTCGTGAAATCAAAGTTGAATATTACACAGGCCTTAACGTGGCTGTCAGGTAGTACATATGGGAGCTCTTGGGAGCATGTGTTGCTTGCTGCATGTGCTGTCGTTTTATTTTTCCCGGTGATTTATTACTTCTCAAGAACGTTTGATGTACTGTTATTCGGGGATGAATTGGCGACGGGTATTGGTTTGAAAACGCAGAAAGTACGCTTGTACATGATTGTCTTGGGTGTCGCTTTATCCGCCATTAGTGTGGCGATTGTAGGGACGATTGGTTTTATTGGACTGTTAGCGCCGCATGCAGCGAGAAGAATGGTTGGCATTAAGCATCAGCATATGTTTCCCATTACGATTTTACTCGGTGGTATTTTACTAACAGTTGCCGATTTTCTTGGCCGTTATTTATTAGCACCTAATGATGTGCCTGCCGGCTTATTGGTTTCTCTTGTCGGGGCACCTTATTTACTTTATTTATTAAGAAAGACTGGAAAGACCGTTGCTAAATAG
- a CDS encoding ABC transporter substrate-binding protein, translated as MAFVLCLMFIVGACSAESDEQEKPTDKETSSETTRVISTIMGDVEVPAHPERVVVDWHLGQVMAVGLMPVGAPSTLTDFGEFLKPLVSAEVEDIGKDGTVSLEKILELEPDLIITWDQEAAESYAKIAPTVVYDTSNYDTIHEEITAMGDILNRQEDAKKWLAEFDGRVAAAKEKIKGVIPEGATVTIADYTFEKNVMIIGDQGERGSKAVYKLLGLTPPARVQSDIIDKKEGRLDVSWETVGDYIGEYVITMKNEESDALDLPATWTTLDAVKNDRVYAFDIKKYFNSDPLSALYQAEEIADVLVKGNQ; from the coding sequence ATGGCATTCGTGCTGTGTTTGATGTTCATAGTAGGTGCTTGTTCAGCTGAAAGTGACGAGCAAGAGAAACCGACAGATAAGGAAACAAGTAGTGAGACAACACGGGTGATATCTACAATAATGGGAGATGTTGAAGTACCTGCGCATCCTGAACGCGTTGTCGTCGATTGGCATCTTGGACAAGTGATGGCTGTGGGGCTTATGCCAGTAGGGGCACCATCGACTTTAACGGATTTTGGGGAATTTTTAAAGCCGCTCGTATCGGCTGAAGTAGAGGATATTGGTAAAGATGGTACGGTTTCATTGGAAAAGATATTGGAACTTGAACCAGATTTGATTATTACGTGGGATCAAGAAGCAGCTGAGAGCTATGCTAAAATCGCCCCTACAGTTGTGTATGACACATCGAATTATGACACCATTCATGAGGAAATTACGGCAATGGGCGATATTTTGAATAGACAAGAGGATGCGAAGAAATGGTTAGCTGAATTCGATGGGCGTGTAGCGGCTGCCAAAGAGAAGATTAAAGGTGTTATTCCAGAAGGGGCAACGGTTACGATTGCCGACTATACTTTCGAGAAAAATGTCATGATCATTGGTGATCAAGGAGAACGTGGCAGTAAAGCGGTTTATAAATTGTTAGGGCTCACGCCACCTGCACGCGTTCAGAGCGATATTATCGATAAAAAAGAAGGACGTCTAGATGTCTCTTGGGAAACAGTCGGTGATTATATTGGCGAATATGTCATTACGATGAAGAATGAAGAAAGTGATGCACTGGATTTGCCAGCTACATGGACGACGTTAGATGCAGTAAAAAATGATCGCGTGTATGCATTTGATATTAAAAAGTATTTTAACTCAGATCCTCTATCAGCCCTGTATCAAGCGGAAGAAATTGCGGATGTATTGGTGAAAGGGAATCAATAA
- a CDS encoding ABC transporter substrate-binding protein has protein sequence MKKSKVIMLVAILATLASVLMACNKPSSTEKEPETIETREFETAKGVVEIPSKPLRIVTDFYGGELLSVGANVIGVEPTAFDNPFIKDLLKDAVEIGQPVNVEKVLELEPDLIVVMYDENYEQLSEIAPTIHIPYGTATNIQETVKIFEDITGNHEEAAQFISKFDQKAKEGREKLAGIIAADATFGLYELTDKGDLWIFGDNAGRGGQALYNALELNMPHENSTAEQTLQLSMEVLPEYAADYMFLTAYDPEKRGEALNALKDSPIWQGLDAMKNNQVFYNDFDTYYRYDPIAIYEQIDLFVDMLIDRSKENQTK, from the coding sequence ATGAAAAAATCCAAAGTAATTATGCTGGTCGCTATATTAGCCACGCTTGCTTCAGTGCTAATGGCTTGTAACAAGCCTTCATCTACAGAGAAGGAGCCGGAAACCATCGAAACACGGGAGTTTGAGACCGCTAAGGGAGTTGTTGAAATCCCTTCAAAGCCGTTGCGAATTGTCACAGACTTTTACGGTGGGGAGTTACTGTCTGTTGGCGCAAATGTCATAGGTGTCGAACCGACAGCATTTGATAATCCATTTATTAAAGATTTATTAAAAGATGCGGTTGAAATTGGTCAGCCGGTCAATGTTGAAAAAGTGTTGGAGCTGGAACCAGATTTAATTGTTGTGATGTATGATGAAAATTACGAGCAGCTTTCGGAAATTGCACCAACCATTCATATTCCATATGGGACAGCGACAAATATTCAAGAAACGGTCAAAATATTTGAGGATATTACGGGTAATCATGAAGAGGCCGCGCAATTCATCAGCAAATTTGATCAGAAAGCAAAAGAGGGCAGAGAAAAGCTTGCGGGTATTATTGCTGCCGATGCAACGTTTGGACTTTATGAATTAACGGATAAAGGCGATCTATGGATCTTTGGCGATAATGCGGGACGTGGTGGACAGGCGTTGTATAATGCGCTGGAATTGAACATGCCCCATGAAAATAGCACTGCAGAACAAACCCTTCAGCTGTCTATGGAAGTATTACCAGAGTATGCGGCCGACTACATGTTTTTGACGGCCTATGATCCTGAAAAAAGAGGAGAGGCGTTGAACGCCTTAAAGGACTCGCCGATTTGGCAAGGGCTGGATGCCATGAAAAATAATCAAGTATTTTACAATGATTTCGACACGTATTATCGATACGACCCGATTGCAATTTATGAGCAAATTGACTTATTTGTAGACATGCTGATTGACAGAAGTAAAGAAAATCAGACAAAGTAA
- a CDS encoding NAD(P)/FAD-dependent oxidoreductase, with translation MNSEQLYDVTIIGGGPAGLYSAFYSGLREMKTKIIEYQPYLGGKVHVYPEKMIWDVGGLTPVTGERLIEQVVQQGLTFEPELVLGEKVTSINKDEDGYFVIQTSTNQKHLSKTVILAVGGGILNPTKLEIEGAERFEVSNLHYTVKSLARFTGKTVLISGGGNAAVDWANELEPIAKKVYLTYRKDMLKGHEAEVSRLFNSSVECLLNTSIHKLIAASDHESIEQVELLSSEDGKTIQLAVDDVIINHGYDRDKELTSNSGLNIEMADEYGIAGSPMSETSVPGLFAAGDILSHEGKLHLIAGAFQDAANAVNKAKQYITPDAYGHGMVSSHNDIFKEKNREIVKHLYAVKG, from the coding sequence ATGAATTCAGAACAGCTATATGATGTAACGATTATTGGCGGTGGCCCTGCAGGACTGTACTCTGCTTTCTATAGTGGTTTAAGGGAAATGAAAACAAAAATTATCGAATATCAACCTTATTTAGGTGGAAAAGTGCATGTTTATCCAGAAAAAATGATTTGGGATGTAGGGGGACTTACACCTGTTACCGGTGAACGACTAATTGAACAAGTCGTTCAGCAAGGCTTAACGTTTGAACCCGAGCTCGTATTAGGTGAAAAAGTGACGTCGATTAACAAAGACGAGGATGGATACTTTGTTATTCAGACATCTACAAACCAAAAGCATTTATCCAAAACGGTTATTTTAGCTGTTGGTGGCGGAATCTTGAACCCAACAAAATTGGAAATTGAAGGTGCTGAGCGCTTTGAAGTGTCCAATTTGCATTATACGGTAAAATCGCTGGCACGTTTTACAGGAAAAACGGTCTTGATTTCTGGTGGTGGCAATGCGGCTGTTGACTGGGCAAATGAATTGGAGCCCATTGCGAAAAAGGTTTACCTAACGTATCGGAAAGACATGTTGAAAGGGCATGAGGCAGAAGTATCACGGCTATTTAATAGTTCTGTTGAGTGTTTATTGAATACGTCTATTCACAAACTCATCGCGGCAAGTGATCATGAAAGCATTGAGCAAGTGGAGTTGCTGAGCAGTGAGGATGGAAAGACGATTCAATTAGCTGTTGATGATGTGATTATTAATCATGGTTACGATCGTGATAAAGAGTTGACGTCAAATAGTGGCTTAAACATTGAAATGGCGGATGAATATGGGATTGCGGGTAGCCCGATGAGTGAAACATCAGTACCTGGGCTCTTTGCAGCAGGGGATATTTTGAGTCATGAAGGCAAGCTTCATTTAATCGCAGGGGCATTTCAAGACGCGGCCAATGCGGTCAATAAAGCGAAGCAATATATCACACCGGATGCTTATGGGCATGGTATGGTGTCCTCGCATAACGATATTTTTAAAGAGAAAAACCGTGAAATAGTGAAGCATTTGTATGCGGTGAAAGGCTAA
- a CDS encoding zinc transporter family protein, producing MILGGFLFMSVSAGGTFAWLFSKIFQQTTHGLSLLCGGFLIGLLTLDILPNALQVYPPFGILLGVLIGYLLFRVLHNLSHPTNAKTPSLYLLTIALLLHTIPLSMTIGNVLGDSTFGVAITTSTILHHLPEGFALTTALLAQGKKIWSLLLIFISLSICFSVFIWIGHYVNLLDKVQGILMGVSIGLIALTSISEFILPNGRALTIRSFLTYILMGYLLSWLFHLIV from the coding sequence ATGATACTTGGTGGATTTCTATTTATGAGTGTCAGCGCAGGAGGTACCTTTGCTTGGCTCTTCTCTAAAATTTTTCAACAAACGACGCACGGATTATCGTTGTTATGCGGTGGTTTTTTAATCGGATTGCTTACCCTCGATATTCTACCAAATGCCTTACAAGTATACCCCCCCTTCGGTATTCTTCTCGGCGTTCTGATTGGCTATCTATTATTTCGAGTGCTTCACAATCTATCCCATCCAACGAATGCTAAAACGCCATCGCTTTATTTACTCACTATCGCACTTTTGCTCCACACAATCCCACTTAGCATGACAATCGGAAATGTATTAGGAGATTCGACTTTTGGCGTCGCAATCACAACCTCTACCATTCTCCATCACCTGCCGGAAGGCTTCGCTCTGACAACAGCGCTATTAGCGCAGGGCAAGAAGATATGGAGCTTGTTGCTTATTTTTATCAGCCTCTCAATATGCTTTAGTGTCTTCATTTGGATAGGTCATTACGTAAATCTCTTAGACAAGGTACAGGGGATATTAATGGGCGTTTCCATTGGTTTAATTGCGCTGACAAGCATCTCTGAGTTTATTCTACCTAACGGTCGTGCTCTAACTATCAGATCATTTTTGACGTATATCCTCATGGGGTATCTGTTGAGTTGGTTGTTTCATTTGATTGTATGA
- a CDS encoding nitrite reductase, with translation MDMEKMVKLAVNGGIAFGSKLNAKQLAVIAAYMNEGDELEVTTFQQLYIEVAESKVAEMTERFEEVGLACYPVGNFVKSLRTCNFCKGSEQEGMPVAKELNARIAGQPVPFTLRPAYTGCPIGCGEPLVNDIGVMKMRNGYDLYVGGKAKGFDAATGTLLLTQLEPEQLYVAVDKIIALYAEQGKKREPFFKFINRFGVENLKSELIDLLHVKC, from the coding sequence ATGGACATGGAGAAAATGGTTAAACTAGCTGTCAACGGCGGTATTGCATTCGGCTCAAAATTGAATGCGAAGCAACTCGCGGTCATTGCAGCCTATATGAATGAAGGCGATGAGCTAGAGGTGACAACGTTCCAGCAACTCTATATTGAAGTCGCCGAAAGTAAAGTGGCGGAGATGACGGAGCGGTTTGAGGAAGTTGGCTTAGCTTGTTATCCAGTCGGCAATTTTGTAAAAAGCTTGCGGACGTGCAATTTTTGTAAAGGGTCAGAGCAAGAAGGAATGCCTGTTGCGAAGGAACTCAATGCACGGATTGCAGGACAGCCCGTTCCATTTACATTACGACCTGCTTATACAGGATGTCCGATTGGTTGCGGTGAACCGCTAGTCAATGATATTGGTGTCATGAAGATGAGAAATGGCTATGATCTATACGTTGGTGGTAAAGCAAAGGGTTTTGATGCAGCAACGGGCACTTTATTGCTCACGCAACTAGAGCCTGAACAATTGTATGTGGCTGTAGATAAAATCATTGCGCTGTATGCAGAACAAGGAAAGAAAAGGGAACCTTTCTTCAAATTTATTAATCGTTTTGGGGTTGAGAATCTCAAGAGTGAACTGATTGACCTACTTCATGTAAAATGCTAA
- a CDS encoding metal-sensitive transcriptional regulator: MEETTKKTVQPNKQQLLNRLKRVEGQVRGVHQMVENDRYCVDILHQISAIQSAMNKVSLALLEDHTHHCVVNAIKGQNGEAAIKELMDVMKTMTK, encoded by the coding sequence ATGGAGGAAACAACGAAAAAAACAGTTCAACCCAATAAGCAACAATTGCTGAATCGCTTAAAGCGTGTAGAAGGGCAAGTAAGAGGCGTTCATCAAATGGTCGAGAATGATCGTTACTGTGTCGATATTTTGCACCAGATTAGCGCGATTCAATCAGCCATGAATAAGGTTTCGTTAGCGCTGCTAGAAGATCATACGCATCACTGTGTCGTCAATGCTATTAAAGGGCAGAACGGTGAAGCGGCCATTAAAGAATTGATGGATGTTATGAAAACAATGACGAAGTAA
- the copZ gene encoding copper chaperone CopZ — MKEILKVEGMSCGHCVNSIETNVGELAGVSAVKVDLANKEVAVEYDNAATLAQIKETIEDQGYDLV; from the coding sequence ATGAAAGAAATTTTAAAAGTAGAAGGTATGTCATGCGGGCATTGTGTGAATTCAATCGAAACGAATGTAGGAGAGCTTGCAGGTGTCTCTGCTGTAAAAGTGGATCTTGCTAACAAAGAAGTTGCGGTAGAATACGATAACGCAGCGACATTGGCGCAAATCAAAGAAACGATTGAAGACCAAGGTTACGATCTTGTTTAA
- a CDS encoding heavy metal translocating P-type ATPase → MATTEKTLQINGMTCSACANRIEKGLSKIEGVEKANVNYALERSTITYDPAQTNVKEFTERIEKLGYSVIQDKVDFDISGMTCAACATKIEKRINKMEGVSSASVNFALETIAVEYDSKQVATTDMMTAVKKMGYELLPKQDNKDKMDHKEQEIKKQQNKFIFSLILTIPLLWTMVAHFEFLSFIYMPAILMNPWVQLAFATPVQFYIGAQFYKGAFNSLRNKSANMDVLVALGTSAAYFYSLYLSIEWMNTGKVGSPELYFEASAVIITLIVLGKLFEIRAKGKTSQAIQKLLGLQAKTARVLRDGAEIELPIEQVVTGDIILVKPGEKIPVDGEIIEGRSAIDESMITGESLPVDKVAGDVVIGATINKNGSLQIKATKVGKDTALAQIVKVVEEAQGSKAEIQRLADRISGVFVPVVVVIAVATFFIWYFAVTPGDFRSALIPTISILVIACPCALGLATPTSIMAGSGRAAEMGLLFKGGEHLENTRSIDTVVLDKTGTVTKGEPALTDVTVTEGFVEDEVLQLVATAENQSEHPLAQAIVLGAKEKGLSLLEVTNFEAIPGYGIQAEVNGKEVLVGTRRLMNERKIALLDSNATMEKMESEGKTAMLIAVDQKLAGVVAVADTVKETSKEAIARMQALGLEVIMLTGDNQRTAEAIARQVGLTNVIAEVLPEQKSDEIKKLQDQGKKVAMVGDGINDAPALAMADIGMAVGTGTDIAIEAADITLMRGDLNSVADAIIMSRKTMRNIKQNLFFAFFYNTVGIPIAAIGLLAPWVAGAAMAFSSVSVVLNALRLQRVKL, encoded by the coding sequence ATGGCAACAACAGAAAAAACATTACAAATTAATGGCATGACGTGTTCAGCTTGTGCCAATCGTATTGAAAAAGGGCTTTCAAAAATTGAAGGTGTTGAGAAAGCAAACGTTAACTATGCATTGGAACGTTCAACGATTACCTATGACCCAGCCCAAACAAATGTGAAAGAGTTTACAGAAAGAATTGAAAAACTTGGGTATAGCGTTATTCAAGATAAAGTCGATTTCGATATTTCGGGTATGACATGTGCGGCATGTGCGACGAAAATCGAAAAGCGTATCAATAAAATGGAAGGTGTTTCGAGTGCCAGCGTTAACTTTGCACTGGAAACAATTGCTGTTGAATATGACAGTAAACAAGTCGCAACGACGGATATGATGACGGCTGTTAAGAAAATGGGCTATGAATTATTGCCGAAGCAAGATAATAAAGACAAGATGGATCATAAAGAACAGGAAATTAAAAAGCAACAGAACAAGTTTATCTTTTCATTAATTTTAACGATTCCATTGCTATGGACGATGGTGGCACATTTTGAGTTTTTATCCTTCATTTATATGCCTGCGATTTTAATGAATCCATGGGTACAGTTAGCATTCGCAACACCAGTTCAATTCTACATCGGTGCGCAGTTCTACAAAGGTGCCTTTAATTCACTACGCAATAAAAGTGCCAACATGGACGTTTTAGTTGCACTCGGTACGAGCGCTGCTTATTTCTACAGTTTGTACTTGTCGATTGAATGGATGAATACAGGGAAAGTCGGCAGTCCCGAATTATATTTTGAAGCATCCGCAGTTATTATCACATTGATTGTCCTTGGGAAATTATTTGAAATTCGTGCCAAAGGAAAAACGAGTCAAGCGATTCAAAAGTTGCTCGGCCTACAAGCGAAAACAGCAAGAGTATTACGAGATGGCGCTGAAATCGAATTACCAATTGAACAAGTCGTTACTGGAGATATCATCCTTGTGAAGCCGGGTGAAAAGATTCCGGTAGATGGTGAAATTATCGAAGGACGTTCGGCTATTGATGAATCGATGATTACAGGTGAAAGCCTTCCAGTCGATAAAGTGGCGGGTGACGTTGTCATTGGTGCAACCATTAATAAGAATGGATCACTGCAAATCAAAGCAACAAAAGTCGGGAAAGATACAGCGTTGGCACAAATTGTCAAAGTAGTTGAAGAAGCACAAGGTTCGAAAGCTGAAATCCAACGATTAGCAGACAGAATTTCAGGTGTCTTTGTACCAGTTGTTGTCGTGATCGCAGTGGCAACATTCTTCATCTGGTATTTTGCAGTGACTCCAGGCGATTTCCGTTCGGCTTTGATTCCAACGATTTCGATTTTGGTGATTGCTTGTCCATGTGCGCTAGGTTTGGCAACGCCAACGTCGATTATGGCAGGTTCAGGTAGAGCGGCTGAAATGGGACTGTTGTTTAAAGGCGGCGAACACTTGGAAAACACACGCTCAATTGACACTGTCGTGTTAGATAAAACAGGAACAGTAACAAAAGGGGAGCCTGCTTTAACAGATGTCACAGTGACGGAAGGCTTTGTAGAAGATGAAGTACTGCAATTAGTCGCAACAGCTGAAAATCAATCTGAGCATCCACTCGCACAAGCGATTGTTTTGGGAGCGAAAGAAAAAGGCTTGTCATTGCTTGAGGTGACGAACTTTGAAGCCATACCTGGCTATGGTATTCAGGCTGAAGTCAACGGTAAAGAAGTATTAGTCGGTACAAGACGATTAATGAATGAGCGTAAGATTGCATTGTTAGACTCGAATGCTACGATGGAGAAAATGGAAAGTGAAGGAAAAACGGCGATGTTAATTGCTGTCGATCAAAAGCTTGCAGGTGTCGTAGCAGTAGCGGATACAGTGAAAGAAACATCGAAAGAAGCAATTGCGAGAATGCAGGCATTGGGTCTGGAAGTCATTATGCTGACAGGAGATAACCAACGAACTGCCGAAGCGATTGCGCGCCAAGTCGGCTTAACAAATGTCATTGCAGAAGTGTTACCAGAACAAAAAAGTGATGAAATTAAAAAGTTACAAGACCAAGGCAAGAAAGTGGCCATGGTCGGTGATGGTATCAATGACGCACCAGCACTTGCCATGGCTGATATCGGAATGGCAGTCGGAACTGGGACAGATATTGCGATTGAGGCGGCAGATATTACGCTAATGCGCGGCGATTTAAACAGCGTGGCAGATGCGATTATTATGAGCCGTAAAACGATGCGTAATATTAAACAAAACCTATTCTTCGCATTTTTCTACAACACAGTTGGCATCCCAATCGCAGCGATTGGCTTGTTGGCTCCGTGGGTTGCCGGTGCGGCGATGGCGTTTAGTTCGGTATCCGTTGTTTTGAATGCATTGCGTTTACAGCGAGTAAAATTATAA
- a CDS encoding glutaredoxin family protein, whose protein sequence is MMKNMHLELYTRPTCSDCQDAKAYLAKHNILYIDHDLSKEPEKERTLIKLSGARMVPTFVFKDKSLCGWMSKPKVLIGFEMNYEEIVEMLNN, encoded by the coding sequence ATGATGAAGAACATGCACCTTGAATTATATACAAGGCCGACTTGCTCGGATTGCCAAGATGCAAAAGCGTATCTTGCCAAACATAATATTTTGTATATCGATCATGATTTATCGAAAGAGCCAGAGAAAGAACGAACGCTCATCAAATTATCAGGTGCAAGAATGGTGCCGACATTCGTATTTAAGGATAAATCACTGTGCGGATGGATGAGCAAACCGAAAGTGCTAATTGGTTTTGAGATGAATTATGAGGAAATTGTGGAGATGCTCAACAACTGA